In the Sorghum bicolor cultivar BTx623 chromosome 4, Sorghum_bicolor_NCBIv3, whole genome shotgun sequence genome, GCTCAGCTGAAAGCATCTTCTTCTGCTTGCCCCACGAAATGGTGGTTCAGGAGGAAGGATGGGTGGTCTGCAGGGTGTTCAAGAAGCGAGTGGCGACCGTGCGGAGAATGGCCGACGGCGCGCCGTGGTTCGACGACCACGTCGCCGGCGGCGGGTTCATGCCGGACCTCATTGGCTCGCCGAGGCAGCTgatgcaccaccaccaccacccaaacGCGGTGTACAGCGGCGGTCAGCAGCAGCTCTACCACTGCAAGCCGGAGCTGGAGTACCATCACCTTCTGCCCAGCCAAGACGCCTTCTTGCAGCAGCTTCCTCAGTTGGTGGAGAGCCCCAAGCCTCCTCCCGCCTACATTGCCGCCGCCCAAGGCAGCTGCAGCCTCCAGCTCCAGTCCCCCGACGAGGCCACTGGGTACACCACCCAGCAACCGGCCCTGATGATGGAGGCCGCCGCTTACATGGACGACTCGGTCACCGATTGGAGAGTGCTCGACAAGTTCGTCGCGTCTCAGCTCTTCAGCCACGGCGACGGCACAGCGAAAGAGGCCGGCTACTCCAGTCCGGCGCAGGTGTTTCAGGCTGAGAACAAGCAACCAGAAGAAGCACTGGACTACGCCTCCACATCTGCCTCTGGTGGCGGCGAAGCGAACATGTGGAAATAGCTACTACAGAACGTACACGAATCCATTGGATGCCCTATACAATTCATCTATATAATATATGCCTCAGAAACCTGATTTAGTGTACAAATATATAGCTTGCAATCCGTGTGATGGCACATgaaaatatatacatatatgcatAATGAACATGTAACCGAAGtggttatatatattatttgacATCAGGTCCTGAGACCTCATGTTAATAAGGTAGCTAGCTGAAAGCTGAAGCTAAGGAGCTTCAGTAACTGACTTGACAATTTGTAAAAATAGTCAAGCTGTCGATGGACGTCTATTTTTGAGGTCCATCCAGAACGGCAGCTCTGGTTGCTGCCGAGGCATCAGCAATGCTTGTGAAATGGAGTGGAAAGTTTATTTACTGAGACACTCCCCTGTTGAACTTCTGCTTTTGGATATGTCGGCTTTAGAACAAAGCAGGGGCCACTTCTTTCGAGCAAGAAGCGCATGATATGATCTATTTCATATACATACTATGCTATATATGGTATTCAGTACTCAGCGCACACATCTCATCTACATCCTGAATTTACCCGATTCCGCTGCAACGTTACAACAATTGCAAGACGAGAAGAAAAACGACTGGTTTCTCCGCACTATACTGCTCTTACTCAATCTCCAATGTATGTACACCATCCAGTGACCATTTTCCACGTTGGATCAATCCTGTCTTCAGTTTGCTTCGCACATTCCAGTAGCTGGATCACAGAAACCATCTCGGTCAAGAAGCTTTTGTGGCGGGGCACTCAACAGAGGGGATGAAGGGCTCCCATATGCATTTCGACGGCTATTGCCACATCCTAGGCTTTTTCGGGTGCTAACCCCTGTTATGGAGTTGGTCCCACTTGCATATTTGCATAATGCCTGCAAAAATAATATCAGAAATCAAGAGATCACACAAGCATTGACCACAGAACCAGACAATCTCCAAGAATAACAGTATCATTATGTAATAGAATTTGTCATTTAAGTAACTACGTACCTGTTTCTGTGGTAGGTCAATAACAGCATCACTGAAGTCAGCACCTTCAATGATcgctcctccaagatcactacgTGTTAGGACTGACCGTACAAGAACAGCGTTTGTAAGGTTAGCTTCATTTAGAACCTGCCACAAACATGCAATACCTCAAAACTTATTTGAACTGAAAATCTATCAGGGAATTATGTATATTGACAACTTCCTATGTCAAATGCATAACAGGAAAATAGACTCCACTAGTTACCATGGTATATTGCGATTTAAATGTTGAAATGACATTTGCAGGTCTAACAATGCAAGCATTAACTACGCCACACCAGAACAAATATAAGATCCTATTACTACACCCAGTTCTTCGTCTGGCTTGCTTACATAAACATAATTTGGACGGCCCAATGGCTAATGGAAGAGGATTCTCAAACTAATAGTTCGCCCCAATGTGTAACTGGAGCTCAAACACACACAGAAACTGCTCGCTGGTCAGCAACAGTAGTCAATAACTGCTTCCTGACAACTATCCCTGTTCACAGATTGGTCTTAAACCATTAAACTTGCCAGCCATACCAATCTGTGCATGCGCTCATGGCGTCAGTCACATCCATATACCATGGCCGCATGATGAATGCAGTTGAGACAATGGTTGAGCTGAAGCACCACCAGGCAAACCACAAATGTGCAATCGTCGACAAGTGGGAACATCACTGCAGGTGTGAGTCATCAACAGTGGTGCAAATCTAGATGAGGAAGCGCAGAGTACAGTGTAGTCTATCCATGCCAAGCAGGGGGGTCCAGATAGATGACACAGGGCCATTTGAGCAGGGCCAAGGCTGTCATCCATGCCGGCGGTTACCGTCTCGGCTTGATGTAGCATCCACAATGCAACCTAATATGGCCATTAGCTACTGT is a window encoding:
- the LOC8078886 gene encoding uncharacterized protein LOC8078886 isoform X2; the protein is MDTFSHVPPGFRFHPTDEELVDYYLRKKVASNKIDLDVIKDVDLYKIEPWDLQEKCKIGMEEQNEWYFFSHKDKKYPTGSRTNRATTAGFWKATGRDKPIYTKSCLVGMRKTLVFYRGRAPNGQKSDWIMHEYRLETTENGTAPVRGRMGGLQGVQEASGDRAENGRRRAVVRRPRRRRRVHAGPHWLAEAADAPPPPPKRGVQRRSAAALPLQAGAGVPSPSAQPRRLLAAASSVGGEPQASSRLHCRRPRQLQPPAPVPRRGHWVHHPATGPDDGGRRLHGRLGHRLESARQVRRVSALQPRRRHSERGRLLQSGAGVSG
- the LOC8078886 gene encoding NAC domain-containing protein 7 isoform X1; its protein translation is MDTFSHVPPGFRFHPTDEELVDYYLRKKVASNKIDLDVIKDVDLYKIEPWDLQEKCKIGMEEQNEWYFFSHKDKKYPTGSRTNRATTAGFWKATGRDKPIYTKSCLVGMRKTLVFYRGRAPNGQKSDWIMHEYRLETTENGTAPEEGWVVCRVFKKRVATVRRMADGAPWFDDHVAGGGFMPDLIGSPRQLMHHHHHPNAVYSGGQQQLYHCKPELEYHHLLPSQDAFLQQLPQLVESPKPPPAYIAAAQGSCSLQLQSPDEATGYTTQQPALMMEAAAYMDDSVTDWRVLDKFVASQLFSHGDGTAKEAGYSSPAQVFQAENKQPEEALDYASTSASGGGEANMWK